The genomic segment GTCGACCTGCACCAGGTCCTTGGCGTCGTCGTCGGAGACGCACACCAGGCGGGTGCCGGAGACGAAGTCGCAGCCCTGGATGTTGTCGACCGCGCGGTCCAGGGTGATCTGCCCGGCCTGCGCGAGCGTGCCGCCGGTGCGCGGGGTGGACGGGTTGAGCAGCGGTGCCGGGAAGACCTGGAGCCGGTTCTGCGTGCCCCATTCGCCGGAGACCAGCCACTGCGCGTCGGGGGAGACGGTGGCGAAGGAGTTGTTGAGCGCCTCGCCGGGGTCGAGTGGGTGGACGTACTCGTAGCGCTGTCCGCCGGGAGTGGTGACGGCGTACATCTTCGACGTCGCGCCGTCTCCGCCCTGGTAGGCGTCGAAGACATGGCCCTGGGCGATGTCCGGATCGCCGACGTGGTTCCAGCCCTTGATGCGCAGGGCGATCGGGATCGAGCCGAGACCCCGGTAGAGCAGCGAGCCGTCGGCGCGGCTGGCCACGCCCTCACCGCCGGTCAGGGAGCCGGTGTACGAGGTGCCGGACTCGGTCCAGCCGCCGGGTGAGGCGGCCGACGCGGTGGAGCCGACGACGGTGAGGGCGATGGCACCGACCAGTACGGCGGCGGCATGGAGCGGTTTGGCGGTCACTGATCCTCCGTCAGATTGACATCTGGGGGCAGATCGTAGACCGGATGTCCGCACGTATCTACCCTTCGGTAACCATGTCCGCCTAGGCTTCCGCTGCTTCTCCACCCACGTTCACCGGGAGTGTTCCGTGAGACTTGCCCGAGCCGCCACCGCCTGTGCCTTCGTGCTCCTGCTCGGTTCCGCCGCCACCACGCCCGCCGTCGCGTCCCCCGCCGGTACGGCGGACGCGGCGGGCACGGCGCAGAGCCCGCAGGTCCCCCAGATCAAGCTCGTGACCAGCAACGTGATGATGCTGTCGCGCAACCTGTACCCGAACTGGGGGCAGTTGCAGCGCGCCGACCTGATCGCGAACGCGGGCTACACGCAGAACGCCGATGTCGTCATATTCCAGGAGGCGTTCGACAACGCCGCCTCCGACCGGCTGCTCGGCAACGTCAAGGGCCGCTACCCGTACCAGACGCCCGTGCTCGGCCGCTCCACCAGCGGCTGGGACCGCACCGAGGGCGCGTACAGCTCCTGGACGCCGGAGGACGGCGGCGTCGCCGTCGTCAGCAAGTGGCCGATCCTGGAGAAGGTGCAGCACGTCTACGCGGACGGCTGCGGCGCGGACTACTACTCCAACAAGGGCTTCGTGTACGTCGTCCTGAACGTGAACGGCACCCGCGTGCACGTCGTCGGCACCCACACCCAGGCCGACGACTCCTCCTGCGGATCGGGCGAGGCCGCGAGCATCCGGCACGGTCAGGACCAGGAGATCGACGCCTTCCTCGACGCCCGCGACATCCCCGCCGCGGAACCCGTCATCATCGCCGGTGACCTCAACATCGACGCGCACGGCAGCGACTACCCGGGCCTGCTCGCGGACCTCGACGCGGCCGCCCCCGACGCCGGTCCGGGCCCCGCGAACAGCTTCGACCCCGTCACCAACTCCGTCGCCCGGGACCGCTACCCGAACGACCCGGCCCAGCGCCTGGACCACGCGCTGCTGCGCAACGGCCACGCCCGGCCGGCCCACTGGAACAACCGCGTCGTCGACGAGCACTCCCCGAAGTGGTCGGTCTCCAGCTGGGGCACCACGTACTCGTACACCGACTACTCCGACCACTACCCGCTGGTCGCCGGCGACGTGTAACCGGCGGCGCCCCCTCCGAAGGAGGAGTGGGTGCGGCGGGGGTGCGGCGGCGGTGCGGCGGCCGGAAAACCAGTTGTGCGGACCATCGTCGACCGTCACGCTGGGTAACCAGTCACCCCGCCGCCCCACTCACCTCCCCGGAGAGCCCGCACCGTGCAGTCCGCCATCACCGTCACGCCCACCCGTATACCCGAGCTGCTGCTCGGGCTGGCCACCGTGCGTCCGGTGTTCCTCTGGGGCGCGCCCGGGATCGGCAAGTCCTCGCTGGTCAGGGCCTTCGCCGAATCGCTCGGCCTGGAGTGCGTCTCGCTGCTGGGCACCCAGCTGGCCCCGGAGGACCTGATCGGCGTGCCGCAGATCCACGACGGGCGGACGCGCTTCTGCCCGCCCGAGGCCATCGCGCGCGACGAGCCGTACTGCCTGTTCCTGGACGAGCTCAACGCGGCGACGCCCGACGTCCAGAAGGCGTTCTACTCGCTGATCCTGGACCGCCGGATCGGCTCCTACGAGCTGCCCGCGGGCTCCATCGTCATCGGCGCGGGCAACCGGTCCACCGACAACGCGCTCGCCCGCCCCATCGCGTCCGCGCTCATCAACCGCCTCACCCACGTGCACCTGCAGGCCTCCGCGAAGGACTGGCTGGTGTGGGCGGGCGAGAACGGCATCCACCCGTGGGTGACGGAGTACCTCACCGACCGGCCCGACCACCTGTGGTCGAAGGCGCCGAAGACCGAGGAGGCGTTCTCCACCCCGCGCTCGTGGCACATGCTCTCCGACGCGCTGCACTCCTTCGGCCCGACGCTCGACGAGGACACCCTCAAGGTCATCACGCACGGCACGCTCACCCCCGCGCACGCCGTCTCGTTCTGCGGCTACGCGAAGATCGTCCGCAACGCCTACGGCATCGACGCGATCATCAAGGGCGACGCCCCCTGGCCGCGCCGTATCGAGGACCGCGATCTGCTCTACTACCTCGCCGACGCGTTCCGCGGCCGGCTCGCCAAGGAGCTGCCGGACCGCAAGGAGCACACCTCCGAGTCCGTCCGGCAGACCGCCTACCGTTCCAAGGCGCTGCTCGTGCAGCTGGCGGAGATCTCCGTCGAGGTCGCCCAGACCGTCATCGCCGACGACATGGACGGCAATCCCGTGCTGCCCGCCTGGTTCCTCGTCGAGGCCGCCCGCGACATGCCGCGGCTGGTCGAGGCGCGCCGGTGAAGGCCCGCGCGAAGCGGCCCGACAAGCAGCGGGAACTGGCCGACGCGGCGTACCTGAAGGGGTGTGCGATCGTCGCCGCGCACCCGGCGCTGTCCGCCCTCGACGTCTCGTTCTGCCGGCTGCCCGCGTGTGAGCACCGTCCGGAGCGCGGCCTGGCCGTGGTCACCTCCAACGGCACGGTCCACGCCCACCCGTACCGCCGTGCCGAGCCGGGCGCCTGGGCCTGGGCGCTCGCGCACTGCCTGCTGCACCTCGGCTTCGGCCATGTGCCCGCCGCTGCCGGGCCGCGCGAGCAGCCCGACGCCTTCGACCTCGCCGCGCGCTGCGTCGTCGTCAACCGCTTCCTGGCCGCGATGCCCGTCGGGGAAGCGCCCGAACACCTGCCGCGCAGCTGGCCGGACGGCGACGAGGACAAGCTCGCCGAACGCTTCCGCCGGGACGGCGTTCCGCCCGCCTACGCCGACTGCGGCACCGCCGGCCCCGGCGAGCCCGACCAGCTGCTCACCGAGTGGATCTCCTGGCGCGGCAGTCCGCCGGACTGGAGCAACGCCCTCGCGCACGCCCTGACCCGTACGGTGTCGGCCGCGATGGACATGGCGGGCGGCCGGCGCGACACCCTCACCGGAGCCCGGGTGGAGCAGCGGCCCTGGGAGCGCGCGCTCAACTGGTTCGTGTCCTCGTACCCGCTGCTGGGCGGGATCGCCGCCGGCATGACGCTGGTCGCGGACGCCGAACTCGCCCGTGCGCACGGCATCTCCATCGCCGCGGTCAGCCCGGAAGCGGCCGAGATCTACATCAACCCGCTGCTCCACCACACGGACGAGGAATGGCGCTTCATCCTCGGCCACGAGATGCTGCACGCCGCCCTGCGGCACGGCGAGCGCTGCGGCGGCCGCGACCCGTACCTGTTCAACGTCGCCGCCGACTACGTCATCAACGCCTGGCTGATCGAGATGGACGTCGGGGAGATGCCCGCCGGACTGCTGCACGATCCCGAACTCCAGGGCCTGTCCGCCGAGGAGGTCTACGACCGCATCGCCACCGACCTGCGCCGGATGCGGCGGCTGGCGACGCTGCGCGGCAAGGGCAAGGGCGACATCCTCGGCGAGCCGCTGCCCCGTCCCGCCCGGCCGGCGGAGTGGGTCGACCTCGACGAGTTCTACCGCCGCGGTCTGATGACCGGCTTCGACCTGCACTCGACGCGCGAGCGCGGGCTGCTCCCGGCCGGGCTCGTGGAGGAGATCAACGCGCTCAGCCACCCGCCGCTGGCCTGGGACGCCCAACTCGCCCGCTGGTTCGACGAGTACGTCCCCCGTCCCGAACCGGTCCGCTCCTACGCCCGCCCCTCCCGCCGCCAGTCGTCCACCCCCGACATCCCGCGCGCGGGGCGGTACTTCCCGCCCGAGGAGGTGGCCCGCTGCACCTTCGGAGTCGTCCTCGACACCTCGGGATCGATGAGCACCACGCTGATCGGCAAGGCGCTGGGCGCCATCGCCTCGTACGCCGCGGCCCGCGACGTGCCCGCCGCCCGCGTCATCATGTGCGACGCGGCGGCGCACGACGCGGGGTACGTCCCGGTCGCGGACATCGCCGGCCGGGTCCGCATCCACGGGCGCGGCGGCACCGTGCTCCAGCCCGCGCTGGACCTCCTGCGCCGCGCGGACGACTTCCCGCCGACCGCGCCCGTCCTGATCATCACCGACGCCGAGTGCGACGTGCTGCGCCCGCGCCGCGAGCACGCGTACCTCGTACCGCGCGGCGCGGTTCTCCCGTTCACCCCGAAGGGCCCGGTCTTCCGGATGGTGTGAAGCCCGCCGACAGGCCGTGCGGGCGGGCGGGCCGTGCGGGCCGTGAAATGTGGTGCGGTACGGCGGCCGGGGCGGCAGACTCGGCCGGATGGAGACGTATCTGATCGGCGGCGGCTGGGACGAAGCGGCCGCGCCCGTGGTGTACGGGCCGTTCCTCGCCGCGGCGGGCCCCGACCCGGTCGTCGCGTGCCTGCTGATCGACGAGGGCTTCGGGGCGGCCGACTTCGGCCGGTACGAGGCGGTGCTGCGGGCCGTGGCGCCCTGCCGGCCCTACCCCGTCCTGGTGCCGCCCGGCGGCGAACTGGACCCCGCCGCGCTGGACGGGGCGGCCGCGGTGCTGGTCTGCGGCGGTCTGACCCCCGCCTACGGCGACGTCGTCGCCGCCCACGCGGGCCTGCTGCGCTCGGTCCCGTACGCGGGATTCTCGGCGGGCGCGGCCGTCGCCGCGGACCTCGCGCTGGTCGGCGGCTGGCTCGCGGACGGGATCCCGGTCTGCCCGGAGGAGACCGCAGAGGACCTCGACGAGATCACCCTGCGGCCGGGGCTCGGCCTCGTCCCGTGCACCGTCGAGGTCCACGCGGCCCAGTGGGGAACTCTGGCCAGGATCGTCGAGACGGTGGCCCGCGGGGATGTCGCCGTGGGCGTCGCCATCGACGAGAACACGCTGCTCACGGTGGACGGCGCGCACTGCGCGGTCTCCGGCCTCGGGCGCGTCCACCTGGTGCGCGCGGGCGAGACGACGACCGTCCGGTCCTACCGCGCCGGAGAGACCTTCACGCTGTAGCCCCCGCGCAGGGATCTGCACCGGACATGCCGATGGCGGCACCCGGACGGGTGCCGCCATCGGATCATGCGGTCAGTTGACCGACTCGGGGTCCGGGCCGATGCGGTTGCCCGCGTCGAGACCGGCGAGAGCCGTCATGTCGGCGTCGGTCAGCTCGAAGTCGAACACGTCGATGTTCTCCTTGATCCGCGACGGCGTCACGGACTTGGGGATCACGACGTTGCCGATCTGGAGGTGCCAGCGCAGCACGACCTGGGCCGGGGTGCGGCCGAGCCGCTGCGCGATCGCGCCGATCACCGGTTCGTCCAGCAGGCCCTTGCCCTGGCCGAGCGGCGACCACGCCTCGGTGGCGATGCCGTGCTCGGCGTGGACGGCGCGCAGCGGGGCCTGGGCGAAGTCCGGGTGCAGCTCGACCTGGTTGACGGCCGGGACGACCGAACCCTCGTCCAGGACGCGGCGCAGCTGCGCGGGGCCGAAGTTGGAGACGCCGATGGTCCTGGCGCGGCCGTCCGCGTGGATCTTCTCCAGGGCGCGCCACGTGTCGGTGTACAGATCGCGGGCCGGCGTCGGCCAGTGGATCAGATACAGGTCGACGTAGTCCAGGCCCAGCTTGGCCAGCGAGTCGTCGAAGGCCGCCAGGGCCTTGTCGAACCCGTGCGCGTTGTTCCACAGCTTCGTCGTGATGAAGAGCTCTTCGCGCGGCACACCGGAGGTGGCGATCGCCTTGCCGGTGCCCTCCTCGTTGCCGTAGATCGCGGCGGTGTCGATGCTGCGGTACCCGGCCTCCAGCGCGGTGGTGACAGCGGCTGTGGCCTCGTCGTCCGGCACCTGCCAGACACCGAAACCGAGCTGCGGCATCTGGACGCCGTTGTTGAGGGTGATGAAGGGGACCTTGCTGCTCACGAGCGGCGATCCTAACGTTGACGTTCATGGGGGTCCTAGGTCCAACCATGTCGTCAGAACCTCCATTCCCGTTCACCGGAAACGTTTCCGGGATCCCCCGGGAAACCCCGGGGAACCCGCCGGTCAGACCGTCGTCCCCAGGTAGGCGTCCCGTACCGCCGGATCGGCCCTCACCTGAGCCGGGCTGCCCTGCGCGAGCACGGTTCCGAGGTCCAGGACGACGACCCGGGCGCACAACTGCATCACGAAGGCCACGTTGTGCTCGACGAGCAGCACCGCGCACCCCTCCTGCCCGGCGAGCCGCCGCACGACGCCGGCCAACTGCTCGCGCTCCGCGCCCGACATCCCCGAGGCGGGCTCGTCCAGCAGCAGCACCCGGGGCGGGTCCGCCAGCGCGCGGGCGACCTCGACCATCCGGGCCTGGCCGACCGGGAGCGTTCCGGCGTACACCGACCGCAGGTCGTACAGACCGCACTGGCGCAGTACCTGCTCGGCCCGGGACCGGCGGGCCCGTTCCCGCGACCGCCGGGACGGCGCCGACACCAGATCGGCCGCGAGACCGCCTCCGCCGCCGTCCCACTCCTGGGCGACGACGAGATTGTCGATGACCGTGAGCTGCCCGAACAGCTGCTGGCGCTGGAACGTGCGGCGCAGGCCGTGCCGGGCCCGCCAGACGGGGGAGCGGCCGGTGATGTCCCGGCCGTCGAGCAGCACCCGGCCCGCGTCGGGGCGGCGGATGCCGGAGACGGCGTCGAAGAACGTGGTCTTCCCCGCGCCGTTCGGGCCGATCAGCCCGCACACCTCGCCCGCGCGGACGCCGAGCCCGACCCCGTCCAGGGCGCGGACGCCGCCGAACCGCACGCCGATGCCGTCCGCCCGCAGCACCTCACCGGTCACGGCCGGCCACCTCTCCGTCGACGTCCACATCGGTGTTCGCGCCCAGGCCGGTGACCGCCGGGGCGGCGATGCCGAGGTACGCCTCGGTCAGCCGGTCCGTCTCGACCTCCGCGCGCGGGCCGCACCACGACACCCGGCCGGACGACAGATACGCGACGGTGTCGGCGAGGCCGAGCACTTCCGCCGCCTTCTCCTCGACGAGCAGCAGCGCGGTGCCCGCCGCACGCAGTTCGGTGAGTACGGCGAAGACCTCGTCGACGACGCGCGGGGCGAGGCCCAGCGAGGGTTCGTCGGCGATCAGGACCTTCGGCGGCCGCTGCAGCAGCGGGGCCAGCGCCAGCATCTGCTGCTCGCCGCCGGACAGCGACCTGGCGAGGACTCCGCGCCGGGCCGCGAGCTGCGGGAAGCGTTCGTAGACCTGCCGGCGCGCGGTCCTGCCGGGCAGATACAGCGTCAGGTTCTCCTCGATGGTCAGCGCGGGGAAGATCCCGCGGCCCTCGGGGGCGAGCAGGATTCCGTCGCGGGAGCGCCGCACCGGACCCTCGCGGGTGCCGTCCCTGCCGTGCGTCAGCACCGAGCCGTGCGCGGGTGCGAGGATGCCGGCGGCGATCCGGCAGATGGTGCTCTTGCCCGCCCCGTTGGGCCCCAGCAGCGCCAGGATCTCACCGGGCCGGACGGTCAGATCCACCCCGTGCAGGACGGTGGCGCCGTCGTATCCCGCGTGCACGCCGCGCAGTTCGAGCGCGGGCGGCCGGGAGGTGGCGGGGGCCGGGGCGAGCGGGCGTTTCGGTGCGGCCGGGGGAGGTTCCTGCACGGTCCGCTCGATCCGTGCCGCCCCCTCCGCCCGCCGTCTGCGCAGCCGTACGGAGACCGCCGCGCAGTAGCCGTCGGGGTCGTTGGCGAGGGCGAGTCCGGCCAGGCCGAAGAGGATGACCGGCAGGTGCGCGGAGTCGGTGACGTAGGTCTGGAAGAGGTGCGGGACGATCGCGAAGACCAGCCCGGCGACCACCGCGAACTGCGGCCTCCGCAACCCGGCGGCGACGACCACCGCCAGCCAGACCAGACCGGTCAGCGCGGTGAAGTCCGTCGCGGTGATCCGGGTGTTGTAGGAGGCGTACATGACGCCGCCGAAGCCCGCGAGCCCCGCGGACAGGGCGAAGAGCACCAGCTTCGTACGGACCACCGACACCCCGGACGCCATGGCGGCGGCGGGCGCCGACCGCACCGCGAGGATCGCGCGGCCGGTGGCCGAGCCGCGCAGCGCGCTGAGCGCCGCGACGACCACGGAC from the Streptomyces sp. RKAG293 genome contains:
- the sph gene encoding sphingomyelin phosphodiesterase translates to MRLARAATACAFVLLLGSAATTPAVASPAGTADAAGTAQSPQVPQIKLVTSNVMMLSRNLYPNWGQLQRADLIANAGYTQNADVVIFQEAFDNAASDRLLGNVKGRYPYQTPVLGRSTSGWDRTEGAYSSWTPEDGGVAVVSKWPILEKVQHVYADGCGADYYSNKGFVYVVLNVNGTRVHVVGTHTQADDSSCGSGEAASIRHGQDQEIDAFLDARDIPAAEPVIIAGDLNIDAHGSDYPGLLADLDAAAPDAGPGPANSFDPVTNSVARDRYPNDPAQRLDHALLRNGHARPAHWNNRVVDEHSPKWSVSSWGTTYSYTDYSDHYPLVAGDV
- a CDS encoding MoxR family ATPase; amino-acid sequence: MQSAITVTPTRIPELLLGLATVRPVFLWGAPGIGKSSLVRAFAESLGLECVSLLGTQLAPEDLIGVPQIHDGRTRFCPPEAIARDEPYCLFLDELNAATPDVQKAFYSLILDRRIGSYELPAGSIVIGAGNRSTDNALARPIASALINRLTHVHLQASAKDWLVWAGENGIHPWVTEYLTDRPDHLWSKAPKTEEAFSTPRSWHMLSDALHSFGPTLDEDTLKVITHGTLTPAHAVSFCGYAKIVRNAYGIDAIIKGDAPWPRRIEDRDLLYYLADAFRGRLAKELPDRKEHTSESVRQTAYRSKALLVQLAEISVEVAQTVIADDMDGNPVLPAWFLVEAARDMPRLVEARR
- a CDS encoding aldo/keto reductase, with translation MPQLGFGVWQVPDDEATAAVTTALEAGYRSIDTAAIYGNEEGTGKAIATSGVPREELFITTKLWNNAHGFDKALAAFDDSLAKLGLDYVDLYLIHWPTPARDLYTDTWRALEKIHADGRARTIGVSNFGPAQLRRVLDEGSVVPAVNQVELHPDFAQAPLRAVHAEHGIATEAWSPLGQGKGLLDEPVIGAIAQRLGRTPAQVVLRWHLQIGNVVIPKSVTPSRIKENIDVFDFELTDADMTALAGLDAGNRIGPDPESVN
- a CDS encoding ABC transporter ATP-binding protein, with product MTGEVLRADGIGVRFGGVRALDGVGLGVRAGEVCGLIGPNGAGKTTFFDAVSGIRRPDAGRVLLDGRDITGRSPVWRARHGLRRTFQRQQLFGQLTVIDNLVVAQEWDGGGGGLAADLVSAPSRRSRERARRSRAEQVLRQCGLYDLRSVYAGTLPVGQARMVEVARALADPPRVLLLDEPASGMSGAEREQLAGVVRRLAGQEGCAVLLVEHNVAFVMQLCARVVVLDLGTVLAQGSPAQVRADPAVRDAYLGTTV